In Capillimicrobium parvum, a genomic segment contains:
- the purS gene encoding phosphoribosylformylglycinamidine synthase subunit PurS, with amino-acid sequence MRVRVLIRPKAGILDPQGKAVERALPALGFGGVANVHVGRLVELDVASLDEAEQMCERLLANTLIEDYEVQQA; translated from the coding sequence ATGCGCGTCCGCGTCCTCATCCGCCCCAAGGCGGGCATCCTCGACCCGCAGGGCAAGGCCGTCGAACGCGCCCTGCCCGCGCTCGGCTTCGGCGGCGTGGCGAACGTCCACGTCGGCCGGCTCGTGGAGCTCGACGTCGCGAGCCTCGACGAGGCCGAGCAGATGTGCGAGCGGCTGCTCGCCAACACGCTGATCGAGGACTACGAAGTCCAGCAGGCGTGA
- a CDS encoding DHA2 family efflux MFS transporter permease subunit, with protein MRRPGIALTASSLAFALVLLDTTVVNVALPAIRDDLGASVSGLQWVVNGYTLVLAALLLSAGALADRLGARRMMRVGVAIFAVASSAAALAPSTATLVAAQVLLGAGAAALVPASLTLLTHAYPDPIRQARAVGIWAAISASAFAAGPVLGGLLVDAVGWRLVFAVNLPFAAAIALLLWRGVGETSRVARRGLDLAGQATAIVALASLTFALIASRSLGWGSPLVAGGLVLAVVAGVTFVAVERRGRAPMLPLRLFSSRAFSASTAAGSLINFALYGEFFLLSLYFQDVRGLSALETGLAFLPQPLVFALAGIPAGRLVARIGPRWPLAIGGALAAVGTFLLLGAGPDTPYSQLVISLMLFGAGGGAAIPALTAAAVSAAPPEQVGVAAAALNASRQTGGVLGVAVLGGMAHAGPQFVSGMHAGLAIAAAALTATAVLGLGLGASRRPARTELEPAQA; from the coding sequence ATGCGCCGCCCCGGCATCGCCCTCACCGCAAGCTCGCTCGCCTTCGCGCTCGTCCTGCTCGACACGACGGTGGTCAACGTCGCGCTGCCGGCGATCCGCGACGACCTGGGCGCCTCGGTCAGCGGCCTGCAGTGGGTGGTCAACGGCTACACGCTCGTGCTCGCGGCACTGCTGCTGAGCGCGGGCGCGCTCGCCGACCGCCTCGGGGCGCGCCGGATGATGCGCGTCGGGGTCGCGATCTTCGCCGTGGCGTCCTCCGCGGCAGCGCTCGCTCCGAGCACCGCGACGCTCGTCGCCGCCCAGGTCCTGCTCGGCGCCGGCGCCGCCGCGCTCGTCCCCGCGTCGCTGACCCTGCTGACCCACGCGTACCCCGACCCGATCCGGCAGGCGCGAGCGGTCGGGATCTGGGCGGCGATCTCGGCGTCGGCGTTCGCGGCGGGCCCCGTGCTCGGCGGCCTGCTCGTCGACGCCGTCGGCTGGCGCCTCGTGTTCGCCGTCAACCTCCCCTTCGCCGCGGCGATCGCGCTGCTGCTGTGGCGCGGCGTGGGCGAGACCTCCCGCGTCGCCCGCCGCGGGCTCGACCTGGCGGGCCAGGCCACCGCGATCGTCGCGCTCGCGTCGCTGACCTTCGCGCTCATCGCGAGCCGGTCGCTCGGCTGGGGATCGCCCCTCGTCGCCGGCGGGCTCGTGCTCGCCGTCGTCGCCGGCGTCACGTTCGTCGCGGTCGAGCGCCGCGGCCGTGCGCCCATGCTGCCGCTCCGGCTCTTCTCGTCGCGCGCCTTCTCCGCCTCGACGGCGGCCGGCTCGCTGATCAACTTCGCGCTCTACGGCGAGTTCTTCCTGCTCTCGCTGTACTTCCAGGACGTCCGCGGCCTGTCGGCGCTCGAGACCGGCCTCGCCTTCCTGCCCCAGCCGCTCGTCTTCGCGCTGGCGGGCATCCCGGCCGGCCGGCTCGTCGCGCGGATCGGCCCGCGCTGGCCGCTGGCGATCGGCGGCGCGCTCGCGGCGGTCGGCACGTTCCTCCTGCTCGGCGCCGGGCCCGACACGCCGTACTCCCAGCTCGTCATCTCACTGATGCTGTTCGGCGCCGGCGGCGGCGCCGCGATCCCGGCCCTCACCGCGGCCGCGGTGTCCGCCGCGCCGCCCGAGCAGGTCGGCGTCGCGGCCGCCGCGTTGAACGCGAGCCGCCAGACCGGCGGCGTCCTCGGCGTCGCGGTGCTCGGCGGCATGGCGCACGCCGGACCCCAGTTCGTGTCCGGCATGCATGCGGGGCTGGCGATCGCGGCGGCCGCGCTGACGGCCACGGCGGTCCTCGGCCTCGGTCTGGGGGCCAGCAGGCGCCCGGCGCGGACCGAGCTCGAGCCGGCTCAGGCCTGA
- the purL gene encoding phosphoribosylformylglycinamidine synthase subunit PurL, with product MRPESGAAKAVALGLTEAEYDGIVDRLEREPNQVELAMFSLMWSEHCAYKHSKKLLRTLPTEGPRLVLGPGENAGAVDVGDGWSVAFKVESHNHPSAVEPFQGAATGVGGILRDVFAIGARPIAVLDSLRFGEPTSERSRYLLDHAVAGIGHYGNSIGVATVGGEVYFEAPYEQNCLVNAMCVGLVRTEALIRSAAAGVGNQLVLFGASTGRDGIGGASVLASAELGEADDDKRPTVQIGDPFEEKKLLECSLELLDRGLLVALQDLGAAGLTSSSSEMASKGGVGLEIDVRKVPLREPGMAPFEIMVSESQERMLCVCEPANVEAVLEVCARWEVGGTVIGEITDTRRMVIRDGGEVVGDMPVEALVDDCPLYDLEPARPAAPLYAAPAVTLAAADADDPSAALLALLGSPNIASRRALFEQYDALVGSRTVRRPETADAAVLLMPHGSAIAVSIDGSGRRVAADPYRGAVEAVLECAANLACVGAEPLGLTNCLNFGNPEKPHIAWQLTEAVRGLGDACRALDVPVVGGNVSLYNEGGGGPIYPTPVVGMVGELPDPLHAGRTGFAREGDAIAVAGPLRPSLAASELAKLRGDALPDALAEIDVAAVRAAHGAIRDAVRAGRLSSAHDVAEGGVLVAVAECCLAGDLGALLELGDDAGDLVTRLFGEGAGGFVVSGPADALRALADRVPVEVIGRVEGGSLRVTLDGEDRVALELARLRAAHGALAELFA from the coding sequence GTGAGGCCCGAGAGCGGAGCGGCCAAGGCGGTCGCCCTCGGGCTGACCGAGGCCGAGTACGACGGGATCGTCGACCGGCTCGAGCGCGAGCCCAACCAGGTCGAGCTCGCGATGTTCTCGCTCATGTGGAGCGAGCACTGCGCCTACAAGCACTCCAAGAAGCTGCTGCGCACGCTGCCGACCGAGGGGCCGCGGCTCGTGCTCGGGCCGGGCGAGAACGCCGGTGCCGTGGACGTCGGCGACGGCTGGTCGGTCGCGTTCAAGGTCGAGTCGCACAACCACCCGAGCGCCGTCGAGCCGTTCCAGGGCGCCGCGACCGGCGTCGGCGGCATCCTGCGCGACGTGTTCGCGATCGGCGCGCGGCCGATCGCGGTGCTCGACTCCCTGCGCTTCGGCGAGCCGACCTCCGAGCGCTCGCGCTATCTGCTCGACCACGCCGTCGCCGGGATCGGCCACTACGGCAACTCGATCGGCGTGGCGACGGTCGGCGGCGAGGTGTACTTCGAGGCGCCCTACGAGCAGAACTGCCTCGTCAACGCGATGTGCGTCGGGCTCGTACGCACCGAGGCGCTGATCCGCAGCGCGGCGGCGGGCGTCGGCAACCAGCTGGTGCTGTTCGGCGCCTCGACCGGGCGCGACGGGATCGGCGGCGCGTCCGTGCTCGCCTCGGCGGAACTGGGGGAGGCCGACGACGACAAGCGTCCCACGGTGCAGATCGGCGACCCGTTCGAGGAGAAGAAGCTGCTGGAGTGCTCGCTGGAGCTCCTGGACCGCGGGCTGCTCGTCGCCCTGCAGGACCTCGGCGCGGCGGGGCTGACGTCCAGCTCGTCGGAGATGGCGTCCAAGGGCGGCGTCGGCCTGGAGATCGACGTGCGCAAGGTGCCGCTGCGCGAGCCGGGGATGGCGCCGTTCGAGATCATGGTCTCCGAGTCGCAGGAGCGGATGCTGTGCGTCTGCGAGCCGGCGAACGTCGAGGCCGTGCTCGAGGTCTGCGCGCGCTGGGAGGTCGGCGGCACGGTGATCGGCGAGATCACCGACACGCGCCGGATGGTCATCCGCGACGGCGGCGAGGTCGTGGGCGACATGCCGGTCGAGGCGCTCGTCGACGACTGCCCGCTCTACGACCTCGAGCCCGCGCGGCCCGCCGCCCCGCTGTACGCGGCGCCCGCGGTGACGCTCGCGGCGGCGGACGCGGACGACCCGTCGGCGGCGCTGCTGGCGTTGTTGGGCTCCCCGAACATCGCGTCGCGGCGGGCGCTGTTCGAGCAGTACGACGCGCTCGTGGGCTCGCGGACCGTGCGCCGGCCCGAGACGGCTGACGCCGCGGTGCTCCTCATGCCGCACGGCTCGGCGATCGCGGTGTCGATCGACGGCAGCGGGCGCCGGGTGGCCGCCGACCCGTACCGCGGGGCGGTCGAGGCGGTGCTCGAGTGCGCCGCGAACCTCGCCTGTGTCGGCGCCGAGCCGCTCGGCCTGACGAACTGCCTGAACTTCGGCAACCCGGAGAAGCCGCACATCGCCTGGCAGCTGACCGAGGCGGTCCGGGGGCTCGGGGATGCCTGCCGCGCGCTCGACGTCCCGGTCGTGGGGGGCAACGTCTCGCTCTACAACGAGGGCGGCGGCGGGCCGATCTACCCGACCCCGGTGGTGGGCATGGTCGGCGAGCTGCCCGACCCGCTGCACGCGGGACGCACCGGGTTCGCGCGCGAGGGCGACGCGATCGCGGTCGCCGGGCCGCTGCGACCGTCGCTCGCCGCGTCGGAGCTGGCCAAGCTGCGCGGCGACGCGCTGCCCGACGCGCTCGCGGAGATCGACGTCGCCGCCGTTCGCGCGGCCCACGGCGCGATCCGCGACGCGGTCCGCGCGGGGCGCCTGTCCAGCGCGCACGACGTCGCCGAGGGCGGCGTGCTCGTCGCCGTCGCCGAGTGCTGTCTGGCCGGCGACCTCGGAGCGCTGCTCGAGCTCGGTGACGACGCCGGCGACCTCGTCACCCGCCTCTTCGGCGAAGGCGCCGGGGGGTTCGTCGTCTCCGGCCCTGCGGACGCGCTGCGCGCCCTCGCCGACCGCGTCCCGGTCGAGGTGATCGGCCGCGTGGAGGGCGGGTCGCTGCGGGTCACGCTCGACGGCGAGGACCGCGTCGCCCTCGAGCTCGCTCGGCTGCGCGCCGCGCACGGCGCGCTCGCCGAGCTGTTCGCCTGA
- a CDS encoding ArsR/SmtB family transcription factor translates to MASAALHHPRIEDLQLEGVLHALSDPIRLQMVRELARRDEPCACGSIDVPVSKSTRTHHWRVLRENGVIRQVECGTAKLTELRREDLDTRFPGLLGVVLREQADRETATPAASLRA, encoded by the coding sequence ATGGCGTCCGCCGCCCTCCACCACCCCCGGATCGAGGATCTGCAGCTCGAGGGCGTCCTGCACGCGCTCAGCGATCCGATCCGCCTGCAGATGGTGCGGGAGCTCGCCCGCCGCGACGAGCCGTGCGCCTGCGGCTCGATCGACGTGCCCGTCTCGAAGTCCACCCGTACCCACCACTGGCGCGTGCTGCGCGAGAACGGCGTGATCCGCCAGGTCGAATGCGGGACCGCGAAGCTCACGGAGCTGCGCCGCGAGGATCTCGACACGCGCTTCCCGGGTCTCCTCGGCGTCGTCCTGCGCGAGCAGGCCGACCGGGAGACGGCCACCCCCGCTGCTAGCCTGCGGGCGTGA
- a CDS encoding LLM class flavin-dependent oxidoreductase → MPQYWFAASTEEFTPPQMVEQAQAAEAAGFDGLGASDHFAPWFPDGQASQAWVTLGAIGQVTTKPIGTGVTPIVHHHHPGLVAQAFMSLECLYPGRVFLGAGSGESVNESPLGLDWPPVADQQDRFAAGLEAITRLWDGQTVTMDAGWFALKQAKLWTRAPSRPQLYVSAFGPQAAQIAARYGDGLWTLGDPGQAPEIIDAYREACGREGRDPGEIILQTGIAWASDEAAAISGAARWKPTQLPELYTDDISGQEDMQRRADEQMTDEQFAKEGFIVGSDPEEHVERIREMEQLGATVISLQLIGQADPMGTIRMYGEHVLPALRGVRA, encoded by the coding sequence ATGCCCCAGTACTGGTTCGCCGCGTCCACCGAGGAGTTCACCCCGCCCCAGATGGTCGAGCAGGCCCAGGCGGCCGAGGCCGCCGGCTTCGACGGGCTGGGCGCGTCCGATCACTTCGCGCCCTGGTTCCCCGACGGCCAGGCGTCGCAGGCGTGGGTGACGCTCGGCGCCATCGGGCAGGTCACCACGAAGCCGATCGGCACCGGCGTCACGCCGATCGTGCACCACCACCACCCGGGGCTCGTGGCCCAGGCGTTCATGTCGCTCGAGTGCCTGTACCCGGGCCGCGTGTTCCTCGGCGCGGGATCCGGCGAGTCGGTCAACGAGTCGCCGCTCGGCCTCGACTGGCCGCCGGTCGCCGACCAGCAGGACCGCTTCGCGGCCGGCCTGGAGGCCATCACGCGGCTGTGGGACGGGCAGACCGTGACGATGGACGCCGGTTGGTTCGCGCTCAAGCAGGCGAAGCTGTGGACCCGCGCGCCATCGCGGCCGCAGCTCTACGTCTCCGCGTTCGGCCCGCAGGCGGCGCAGATCGCGGCGCGCTACGGCGACGGGCTCTGGACGTTGGGCGACCCCGGGCAGGCGCCCGAGATCATCGACGCCTACCGCGAGGCGTGCGGCCGCGAGGGCCGCGACCCGGGCGAGATCATCCTGCAGACCGGCATCGCGTGGGCGTCCGACGAGGCGGCCGCGATCTCGGGCGCGGCACGGTGGAAGCCGACCCAGCTGCCCGAGCTCTACACCGACGACATCTCCGGTCAGGAGGACATGCAGCGGCGCGCCGACGAGCAGATGACCGACGAGCAGTTCGCCAAGGAGGGCTTCATCGTCGGCTCGGACCCGGAGGAGCACGTCGAGCGCATCCGCGAGATGGAGCAGCTCGGAGCGACCGTGATCTCCCTGCAGCTCATCGGCCAGGCCGACCCGATGGGGACGATCCGCATGTACGGCGAGCACGTTCTGCCCGCGTTGCGCGGCGTGCGGGCGTAG
- the purN gene encoding phosphoribosylglycinamide formyltransferase, whose translation MTAPLRVGVLASGSGTNLQALLDTVHGREAEIVAVASDKPDAPALERARAAGVPARVFAAADHGSREARDAAIADWLADAGVELVVLAGYMQLVAPGFLRRFPDRVVNVHPALLPAFPGLAGIAQAVEYGVKVFGVTVHLVDEGVDTGPILLQAAIEIPDATDPEAVHDALRPLEHRLLPEAVRLIARGAIRRDPAHPRRILVGALPD comes from the coding sequence GTGACCGCGCCGCTGCGGGTCGGCGTGCTCGCGTCCGGCTCGGGCACGAACCTCCAGGCGTTGCTCGACACGGTCCACGGCCGGGAGGCCGAGATCGTCGCGGTCGCCTCCGACAAGCCGGACGCGCCGGCGCTCGAGCGAGCCCGTGCCGCGGGCGTTCCGGCGCGCGTGTTCGCGGCCGCCGACCACGGCTCGCGGGAGGCCCGGGACGCCGCGATCGCCGACTGGCTCGCGGACGCAGGGGTCGAGCTCGTCGTGCTGGCGGGCTACATGCAGCTCGTCGCTCCCGGGTTCCTGCGCCGTTTCCCCGACCGCGTCGTCAACGTCCATCCCGCGCTGCTGCCCGCCTTCCCCGGCCTCGCCGGGATCGCGCAGGCGGTCGAGTACGGGGTGAAGGTGTTCGGCGTGACCGTCCACCTCGTCGACGAGGGCGTCGACACCGGGCCGATCCTCCTGCAGGCGGCGATCGAGATCCCCGACGCGACCGACCCCGAGGCCGTCCACGACGCTCTGCGCCCGCTCGAGCACCGCCTGCTGCCCGAGGCGGTGCGGCTCATCGCGCGCGGGGCGATCCGGCGCGACCCTGCCCATCCGCGACGGATCCTCGTCGGCGCGCTGCCGGACTGA
- a CDS encoding RecQ family ATP-dependent DNA helicase, with protein sequence MDPRVALEQHFGFPAFRPGQEEAVQAALDDRDVLVVMPTGAGKSLCYQLPGLMRRDLSIVVSPLVSLMQDQVDALSRISPDVALINAQAGAEANREVLERARLGQLRLLYVAPERFSAPAFLNGIAGVDVGLFVVDEAHCVSQWGHDFRPDYFRLADAARWLGAKAILASTATATPQVARDIVERLRLDDPVRVTTGFDRPNLTFAVVPCRTAADKHARVAATLADPAARPAIVYAGTRAGTETLAGKLARDLDCEVVAYHAGLPRDTRADAQRRFMGGDVDVVVATNAFGMGVDKANVRTVCHESVPGSLEAYYQEAGRAGRDGAPARAVLFAESRDKGLHVFFIQRSQVDDALLMRVAERLRARAKDGRYDLGIDELIAQGCEEEQVRSIVGHLARAGVIQPAPSSPDRLRGRVLERFDGRARAACRASAGEAERARWRQYRSIWEFVEGKRCRRAAILRHFGDPTAAHVLDGVPCCDVCDPEGAVPVGARAPARTSSRGRGSAAASADLETAIVEVVVSAEPAVGRTRAVEILRGGRSKVIQKYSYDGLPGYGAFAHLRADEVLEQVDALIEGGRLRSTGGAYPKLVAVAA encoded by the coding sequence ATGGATCCCCGCGTCGCCCTGGAGCAGCACTTCGGCTTTCCCGCGTTCCGGCCCGGTCAGGAGGAGGCCGTCCAGGCTGCGCTCGACGACCGCGACGTCCTCGTGGTCATGCCCACCGGTGCGGGCAAGTCGCTCTGCTACCAGCTGCCCGGGCTCATGCGGCGCGACCTGTCGATCGTCGTCTCGCCGCTCGTCTCGCTCATGCAGGACCAGGTCGACGCGCTGTCGCGCATCTCGCCCGACGTCGCGCTGATCAACGCGCAGGCCGGCGCGGAGGCCAACCGCGAGGTGCTCGAGCGTGCGCGGCTGGGCCAGTTGCGGCTCCTGTACGTGGCGCCCGAGCGGTTCTCGGCGCCGGCGTTCCTCAACGGCATCGCGGGCGTGGACGTCGGGCTGTTCGTCGTCGACGAGGCGCATTGCGTGTCGCAGTGGGGCCACGACTTCCGGCCCGACTACTTCCGGCTGGCGGATGCCGCCCGCTGGCTGGGGGCGAAGGCGATCCTCGCCTCGACCGCCACGGCCACGCCGCAGGTGGCGCGCGACATCGTGGAACGGCTGCGGCTCGACGACCCCGTGCGGGTCACGACCGGGTTCGACCGGCCGAACCTGACGTTCGCGGTGGTGCCGTGCAGGACGGCGGCCGACAAGCACGCGCGCGTCGCCGCGACCCTCGCCGATCCGGCCGCGCGGCCGGCGATCGTCTACGCCGGCACGCGGGCGGGAACCGAGACCCTCGCCGGCAAGCTCGCGCGGGACCTCGACTGCGAGGTCGTCGCCTACCACGCCGGCCTGCCGCGCGACACGCGCGCGGACGCCCAGCGGCGGTTCATGGGCGGCGACGTCGACGTCGTCGTCGCGACCAACGCGTTCGGCATGGGCGTCGACAAGGCGAACGTGCGGACGGTCTGCCACGAGTCGGTCCCCGGCTCGCTCGAGGCGTACTACCAGGAGGCGGGCCGCGCCGGGCGCGACGGGGCGCCCGCGCGGGCGGTGCTCTTCGCCGAGAGCCGCGACAAGGGGCTGCACGTCTTCTTCATCCAGCGCTCGCAGGTCGACGACGCGCTGCTCATGCGCGTCGCCGAGCGGCTGCGCGCGCGGGCGAAGGACGGCCGCTACGACCTCGGCATCGACGAGCTGATCGCCCAGGGCTGCGAGGAGGAGCAGGTGCGGTCGATCGTCGGCCACCTCGCGCGCGCGGGCGTCATCCAGCCGGCGCCGTCGTCGCCGGACCGGCTGCGCGGACGCGTGCTGGAGCGTTTCGACGGGCGGGCGCGGGCGGCCTGCCGCGCGAGCGCGGGGGAGGCCGAGCGGGCGCGCTGGCGCCAGTACCGGTCGATCTGGGAGTTCGTCGAGGGCAAGCGCTGCCGCCGGGCGGCGATCCTGCGCCACTTCGGCGACCCGACCGCCGCGCACGTGCTCGACGGGGTGCCGTGCTGCGACGTCTGCGACCCGGAAGGCGCGGTGCCGGTGGGTGCACGGGCGCCGGCGCGCACGTCGTCACGGGGACGGGGGTCGGCGGCGGCGTCCGCCGACCTCGAGACGGCGATCGTCGAGGTCGTCGTCAGCGCCGAGCCCGCGGTCGGCCGGACGCGGGCGGTGGAGATCCTGCGCGGGGGGCGCTCGAAGGTCATCCAGAAGTACTCCTACGACGGACTGCCGGGCTACGGCGCGTTCGCGCACCTGCGCGCCGACGAGGTGCTCGAGCAGGTCGACGCGCTGATCGAAGGGGGCCGGCTGCGTTCGACCGGCGGCGCGTACCCGAAGCTCGTCGCGGTGGCCGCGTGA
- the purF gene encoding amidophosphoribosyltransferase, protein MTSDERDGPRDECGVFGIYAPERDVSRLAYFALYALQHRGQESAGIAAVERGGHIMTQRDLGLVSQVFDEQSLRALGGDLAVGHVRYSTTGSNAWENSQPVWRSDRHEIALAHNGNLTNAVELHAELRERGVAFSSTSDSEIIAALIATHTADRVEDAIADILPRLRGAFSTVVLTRDKVIGFRDPAGLRPLALGQLGDRYCLASESCAFDIINATLMRDVQPGEMVCLGERGIQTRQVVEGAREAFCVFEYIYFARPDSRMGGNVLQVARGRMGEILWSEAPVEADLVIAVPDSGNAAARGVARASGLPQDDGFVKNRYVARTFIQPGQELRKHGLRLKFNPLPEVVEGKRLVVVDDSIVRGNTTRQIVQMLRDAGASEVHMRISAPPIRHPCHYGIDMSTREEMIAHDRTPEEVAAELGCDSLHYLSLDGVYEAVGGSRDTHCDACFSGDYPLEDGESANGKFALELPLVRA, encoded by the coding sequence GTGACCTCCGACGAGCGGGATGGGCCGCGCGACGAGTGCGGGGTCTTCGGCATCTACGCGCCTGAGCGCGATGTCTCCCGCCTCGCGTACTTCGCCCTCTACGCGCTGCAGCACCGCGGTCAGGAGTCCGCCGGCATCGCCGCCGTCGAGCGCGGCGGCCACATCATGACCCAGCGCGACCTCGGGCTCGTGTCGCAGGTCTTCGACGAGCAGTCGCTGCGGGCGCTGGGCGGCGACCTCGCCGTCGGCCACGTCCGCTACTCGACGACGGGGTCCAACGCCTGGGAGAACTCCCAGCCCGTCTGGCGCTCGGACCGCCACGAGATCGCCCTCGCCCACAACGGCAACCTCACGAACGCCGTCGAGCTGCACGCCGAGCTGCGCGAGCGCGGCGTCGCGTTCTCCTCGACGTCGGACTCCGAGATCATCGCGGCGCTGATCGCCACGCACACGGCCGACCGCGTCGAGGACGCCATCGCGGACATCCTGCCGCGGCTGCGCGGCGCCTTCTCGACCGTGGTGCTCACGCGCGACAAGGTGATCGGCTTCCGCGATCCGGCGGGGCTGAGGCCCCTCGCCCTCGGCCAGCTCGGCGACCGCTACTGCCTGGCCAGCGAGTCCTGCGCCTTCGACATCATCAACGCGACGCTCATGCGCGACGTCCAGCCGGGCGAGATGGTCTGCCTCGGCGAGCGCGGCATCCAGACCCGCCAGGTCGTCGAGGGCGCGCGCGAGGCGTTCTGCGTCTTCGAGTACATCTACTTCGCCCGTCCGGACTCGCGCATGGGCGGCAACGTCCTGCAGGTCGCGCGCGGGCGCATGGGTGAGATCCTGTGGAGCGAGGCACCCGTCGAGGCCGACCTCGTCATCGCGGTCCCGGACTCCGGCAACGCCGCCGCCCGCGGCGTCGCCCGCGCCTCCGGGCTGCCGCAGGACGACGGCTTCGTCAAGAACCGCTATGTCGCGCGGACGTTCATCCAACCGGGCCAGGAGCTGCGCAAGCACGGCCTGCGGCTGAAGTTCAACCCGCTGCCCGAGGTGGTCGAGGGCAAGCGGCTCGTCGTCGTCGACGACTCGATCGTGCGCGGCAACACCACGCGCCAGATCGTGCAGATGCTGCGCGACGCGGGCGCCTCCGAGGTCCACATGCGCATCTCGGCGCCGCCGATCCGCCACCCCTGCCATTACGGCATCGACATGTCGACGCGCGAGGAGATGATCGCGCACGACCGCACGCCCGAGGAGGTCGCGGCCGAGCTGGGGTGCGACTCGCTGCACTACCTCTCGCTCGACGGCGTCTACGAGGCGGTCGGCGGCTCGCGCGACACCCACTGCGACGCCTGCTTCTCGGGCGACTACCCGCTCGAGGACGGCGAGTCGGCCAACGGCAAGTTCGCGCTCGAGCTCCCGCTCGTCCGCGCCTGA
- a CDS encoding GNAT family N-acetyltransferase, translating into MALDDATLAARQLDSQFAIMEAVVAGGRGSSAVRPADGVLAILCPCIPGRSMPNSVLYRDPGALTDAVLDELQDVYAAAGVRAWTVWVRPGDGLLAARLGARGHVHDAQPLLMCGELARMDLEPKVRLDLEPSPGWAMLGRLNDRAFGLDGMFEQVLDGVQDPASRLWVARVGGEPAAALLVRVHQGDAEVYCVAVVPEARGRGLSRELLRAALAAARDAGATTTSLESTALGEPVYRSLGYRALGRFGMWERRQA; encoded by the coding sequence ATGGCGCTGGACGACGCGACGCTCGCGGCGCGCCAGCTCGACAGCCAGTTCGCGATCATGGAGGCGGTTGTCGCGGGCGGCCGCGGCAGCAGCGCGGTGCGCCCGGCGGACGGCGTGCTGGCGATCCTGTGCCCGTGCATCCCGGGGCGCTCGATGCCGAACTCGGTGCTCTACCGCGATCCGGGCGCGCTGACCGACGCGGTGCTCGACGAGCTGCAGGACGTCTACGCGGCGGCGGGCGTGCGGGCGTGGACGGTGTGGGTGCGGCCGGGCGACGGGTTGCTCGCGGCGCGCCTGGGCGCGCGCGGGCACGTGCACGATGCGCAGCCCCTGCTGATGTGCGGTGAGCTCGCCAGGATGGATCTCGAGCCGAAGGTGCGGCTCGACCTCGAGCCGTCGCCCGGCTGGGCGATGCTGGGCCGGCTCAACGACCGCGCGTTCGGGCTGGACGGCATGTTCGAGCAGGTGCTCGACGGCGTGCAGGACCCCGCGTCGCGGCTGTGGGTCGCGCGGGTGGGCGGCGAGCCGGCGGCGGCGCTGCTCGTGCGCGTCCACCAGGGCGACGCCGAGGTGTACTGCGTCGCGGTCGTGCCCGAGGCGCGCGGCCGCGGGCTGTCGCGCGAGCTGCTGCGGGCCGCGCTCGCGGCGGCGCGCGACGCGGGCGCGACGACGACGTCGCTCGAGTCGACCGCGCTCGGCGAGCCGGTGTACCGGTCGCTCGGGTACCGCGCGCTCGGGCGGTTCGGCATGTGGGAGCGGCGGCAGGCCTGA
- the purQ gene encoding phosphoribosylformylglycinamidine synthase subunit PurQ: MKFGVLQFPGSCDDRDAQLACARVGEAVMLWHGDRDLQGVDAVVVPGGFSYGDYLRAGAIARFSPIMESVIAFANDGGLVLGICNGFQVLCEAHLLPGALLPNTELRFVCRQVELEVVDADTPFTNLCAPGERLSIPAKHMTGRFHAPDLDPDLVVVRYATGHCFNGSQDEIAGVRNAAGNVFGLMPHPEHAVDPLTGSVDGLRVFESMARAAGVTGPNTAAVSHTR; this comes from the coding sequence GTGAAGTTCGGCGTCCTCCAGTTCCCCGGCTCCTGCGACGACCGCGACGCCCAGCTCGCCTGCGCCCGCGTCGGCGAGGCGGTGATGCTCTGGCACGGCGACCGCGACCTGCAGGGCGTCGACGCCGTCGTCGTGCCCGGCGGCTTCTCCTACGGCGACTACCTGCGCGCCGGCGCGATCGCCCGCTTCTCGCCGATCATGGAGTCCGTCATCGCGTTCGCGAACGACGGCGGCCTCGTGCTCGGCATCTGCAACGGCTTCCAGGTGCTGTGCGAGGCGCACCTGCTGCCGGGCGCGCTGCTGCCGAACACCGAGCTGCGCTTCGTCTGCCGCCAGGTCGAGCTCGAGGTGGTCGACGCCGACACGCCGTTCACGAACCTCTGCGCGCCGGGCGAACGGCTGTCGATCCCGGCCAAGCACATGACCGGCCGCTTCCACGCGCCGGACCTGGACCCCGATCTCGTCGTGGTGCGCTACGCGACCGGCCACTGCTTCAACGGCTCGCAGGACGAGATCGCCGGCGTGCGTAACGCCGCGGGCAACGTCTTCGGCCTGATGCCGCACCCGGAGCACGCGGTCGACCCGCTCACCGGCTCGGTCGACGGGCTGCGGGTCTTCGAGTCGATGGCCCGGGCGGCGGGTGTGACCGGGCCGAACACCGCAGCGGTCTCCCACACTCGATGA